The following proteins are encoded in a genomic region of Paenibacillus sp. FSL H3-0469:
- the qoxA gene encoding cytochrome aa3 quinol oxidase subunit II: MKKKGPLYALFLSLILLLPGCSSIAVLNPKGPSARTLSDTILLSILVMLGVLAVVYILYIFVLVKYRAKKSNEGYIPEHEEGNKVLEAIWIIIPIIIVAFLSVVTVKTTNEVENVAADYQDQTPLVIYASSSNWKWHFSYPEEGIETVNYVNMPVHRAVEFRMYSFGTITSLWIPQLAGQKYAMSDMLTTLHLSADTEGSYIGKNANFSGKGFAHMEFEALVLSNKGYEDWVKEVKETAPKLTEEEFKGLLATDYLGRKTYSSTHLEFSPPPGDHGEHMSGGGKEMDMDNGNPEHQDNKEIHPSPEPSSGTEFDSKPDPEVDQPLPSSPVDESTHEGH; this comes from the coding sequence ATGAAGAAAAAGGGACCGTTATACGCTTTGTTTCTAAGCCTGATCCTTCTCCTGCCGGGATGCAGCTCAATCGCTGTTTTGAACCCGAAGGGGCCGTCTGCGAGGACGTTATCTGACACCATCTTGCTCTCTATTCTTGTGATGCTCGGGGTTCTGGCTGTTGTCTACATTCTGTATATCTTTGTACTGGTGAAATATCGTGCGAAGAAGAGTAATGAGGGCTACATCCCTGAACATGAGGAAGGCAACAAGGTACTGGAGGCCATCTGGATTATCATCCCGATAATCATCGTAGCCTTCCTGTCCGTTGTTACCGTTAAGACGACTAACGAAGTAGAGAATGTGGCTGCGGACTATCAAGATCAGACTCCGCTGGTCATCTATGCTTCCTCTTCCAACTGGAAATGGCATTTCAGCTACCCTGAGGAAGGGATCGAGACCGTTAACTACGTAAATATGCCGGTGCATCGTGCGGTAGAATTCAGAATGTACTCATTCGGCACCATTACCAGTCTCTGGATTCCACAGCTTGCCGGGCAAAAGTACGCCATGAGCGACATGCTGACAACGCTTCATCTCTCCGCTGATACAGAAGGCTCTTATATCGGAAAGAATGCCAACTTCAGCGGTAAAGGCTTCGCTCACATGGAATTCGAAGCACTTGTCCTGAGTAACAAGGGTTACGAGGACTGGGTGAAGGAAGTGAAGGAAACTGCGCCTAAGCTGACTGAGGAAGAATTCAAGGGCCTGCTGGCCACGGATTACCTCGGACGCAAAACGTATTCCTCCACCCATCTGGAGTTCAGCCCGCCTCCTGGAGACCACGGCGAGCATATGAGCGGCGGCGGCAAGGAGATGGATATGGACAACGGCAATCCGGAGCATCAGGATAACAAGGAAATCCATCCGTCTCCCGAGCCGTCCAGCGGAACGGAATTCGACAGCAAGCCTGATCCGGAAGTCGATCAGCCGCTGCCAAGCTCCCCTGTGGATGAAAGCACACACGAAGGACACTAG
- a CDS encoding polysaccharide deacetylase family protein has protein sequence MRIKKILLLFMSLFLIMGLVQVPANAKATSTTLKLGVNDKLSAIEAVSVKGTYYVPLRALADELKWTLTGLTNGIHVAGGTGSLTLLSKDGGAVLKDGTTVPMGTFVQDGKLMAPLKVSGYLGYSISYAGDKYLLRVKDGSAQLTDAAFTDKYAADLKPKAPVAPTTPATPVTPGEPGKPGRTVYLTFDDGPSATTGELLDILHKYDVQATFFMLGNNMNQHPAQVKRIAKEGYGLALHGVTHRQEKFYASPAAALAEMSGANATLKKLTGVSTTLIRTPYGSKPYFTKSFRDKVLTQGYHLWDWNVDSYDWKYKQNSDRIYNTVMDQVNKLKASKTNPVILMHDQKATLKVLPRILEKLKKEGYTFKLITKDMEPLNFWKDKR, from the coding sequence GTGCGCATCAAGAAAATTCTGCTCTTATTCATGTCTTTATTCCTAATTATGGGGCTTGTGCAGGTCCCGGCTAACGCCAAAGCTACTAGCACTACACTTAAACTCGGAGTCAACGATAAATTAAGTGCGATTGAAGCTGTCTCTGTGAAAGGCACCTATTATGTACCGCTGCGTGCACTTGCGGATGAGCTGAAATGGACCCTTACCGGCCTGACGAACGGGATTCACGTAGCCGGCGGGACGGGTTCGCTTACCCTGCTGAGCAAGGACGGAGGTGCGGTGCTGAAGGACGGCACAACCGTGCCTATGGGCACTTTTGTGCAGGACGGCAAACTCATGGCTCCGCTGAAGGTCAGCGGGTACCTCGGGTATAGCATTTCCTATGCGGGAGATAAATATTTACTTCGTGTGAAGGACGGCTCGGCGCAGCTTACTGATGCAGCGTTTACCGATAAATATGCTGCCGACCTGAAGCCGAAGGCTCCGGTGGCTCCAACGACTCCTGCCACTCCGGTCACTCCCGGTGAGCCGGGCAAACCGGGCCGGACCGTATATCTGACCTTCGACGACGGCCCGTCGGCAACAACTGGCGAACTGCTGGATATCCTGCACAAATATGACGTACAGGCGACCTTCTTCATGCTGGGGAACAATATGAACCAGCATCCCGCCCAGGTGAAGCGGATTGCCAAGGAAGGCTATGGCTTAGCTCTGCATGGTGTGACCCACCGCCAGGAGAAGTTCTATGCTTCCCCGGCAGCGGCGCTTGCCGAGATGTCAGGGGCCAATGCAACGCTGAAGAAGCTGACCGGAGTCAGCACTACTCTGATCCGTACGCCATACGGAAGCAAGCCCTATTTCACCAAGTCCTTCCGCGATAAAGTCCTGACGCAGGGCTATCATCTCTGGGACTGGAATGTGGATTCCTATGACTGGAAATACAAACAGAACAGCGACAGAATCTATAACACCGTGATGGATCAGGTGAATAAGCTGAAGGCGTCCAAGACCAATCCGGTCATTCTGATGCATGACCAGAAGGCTACACTCAAGGTGCTGCCGCGTATTCTGGAGAAGCTGAAGAAGGAAGGCTATACCTTCAAGCTCATTACAAAGGACATGGAGCCGCTCAATTTCTGGAAGGATAAACGCTGA
- a CDS encoding TetR/AcrR family transcriptional regulator, translated as MSETEDKIRTPQQERSIRTKEAIIRAAMQLFSDKGFHQTNTKEIAAAAGVSTGSFYSYFVDKRAVFIEVLHMYGDELMTEVERSMAEINFNTIERTDLILHLIDTLLLAHKAFIGYHKDLNIMYHSDEAIKQLMDAQYEAGRLKTLTYLQMGQDELKTEDTEAASIIVFESVSAIVDFISFSPQRIAVDRLKSELVHMLVQYLYK; from the coding sequence ATGAGTGAAACAGAGGACAAGATTAGAACTCCGCAGCAGGAGCGAAGTATACGAACGAAGGAAGCCATTATCCGGGCCGCAATGCAATTGTTCTCAGACAAGGGTTTCCATCAGACGAACACGAAGGAGATTGCAGCTGCGGCCGGGGTGTCGACCGGGAGCTTCTACTCCTATTTCGTGGATAAAAGAGCCGTGTTCATTGAAGTGCTCCACATGTACGGAGATGAGCTGATGACTGAGGTCGAGCGGTCGATGGCCGAGATTAATTTCAATACGATTGAGCGCACGGACCTGATCCTGCATCTGATAGACACGCTTCTGCTCGCGCACAAAGCTTTTATCGGGTATCACAAGGATCTGAACATTATGTATCACAGCGATGAGGCCATCAAGCAGTTGATGGATGCCCAGTACGAGGCCGGCCGTCTTAAGACGCTGACCTATCTTCAGATGGGACAGGATGAACTGAAGACGGAAGATACGGAGGCTGCATCAATCATTGTGTTCGAGTCTGTGAGCGCGATTGTGGACTTCATCTCCTTCTCGCCGCAGCGGATCGCTGTGGACCGGCTGAAGTCAGAGCTGGTTCATATGCTGGTGCAATATCTGTACAAGTAA
- a CDS encoding MFS transporter, which translates to MGIGMRRALSFTAIVLGFFMALLDTTIINIALPEMTRQFGGSVSQVSWVMNGYNLAFAVFILTASRLADQFGRKKVFIIGVGLFTLSSLLAGLSTSLGMLILFRIIQGLAGAIIVPVTIPLSTTTFPKEMHGLIIGIWGAVSGVAAASGPALGGILTQKLSWEWIFFVNVPLGLLSIGLTAMFIQESRDDSAGRSIDYGGMLGITGGMFCITYALIKVQDYGWSSRMFLGLMAAGVLFLVFFFLTQSKGKEPMLPLSLLKIRAFNSTSVSMIVLGAALMNISLLTSFYLTRVMGVPELKAGLVLSTMALGSIASSAVSGPLSAKYGSSLFAAAGMVLIGGATYSMSGLEADSTLGAVMLRLAVTGFGVGLSMAPVMSSAIRVVPEDKVGIASGVTNMAKALGSVLGVAIIVTVLQHNTIQELSAVNSAGTEAGTAAIRQQQAAVDAFSQTYKFAGCLLLPGIGAALFSDERRQRRSSSVHVQ; encoded by the coding sequence ATGGGGATTGGAATGCGCAGAGCTTTATCCTTTACGGCGATTGTGCTGGGCTTTTTCATGGCGCTGCTGGATACGACCATTATTAATATTGCCCTGCCGGAGATGACCCGCCAGTTCGGGGGGAGTGTGTCGCAGGTATCCTGGGTGATGAACGGCTATAACCTGGCATTCGCCGTATTCATCCTGACTGCCTCGCGTCTGGCCGATCAGTTCGGACGGAAGAAGGTGTTTATCATTGGCGTGGGGCTGTTCACACTGAGCTCCCTGCTGGCCGGACTCTCCACTTCCCTTGGCATGCTGATTCTGTTCAGGATCATTCAAGGCTTGGCGGGCGCCATTATTGTGCCGGTTACCATTCCGCTAAGCACCACTACCTTCCCCAAAGAAATGCACGGGCTGATTATAGGCATCTGGGGGGCCGTCTCGGGAGTGGCTGCAGCAAGCGGTCCGGCACTTGGCGGAATACTGACACAGAAGCTGAGCTGGGAGTGGATTTTTTTTGTGAACGTACCGCTTGGGCTGCTAAGTATAGGGCTGACGGCTATGTTCATTCAGGAGTCACGGGATGATTCAGCAGGGCGGTCCATAGACTATGGCGGAATGCTGGGGATTACAGGAGGGATGTTCTGCATTACATATGCTCTGATTAAAGTGCAGGATTACGGCTGGAGCTCACGTATGTTCCTGGGGCTGATGGCTGCGGGGGTGCTGTTTTTGGTGTTCTTTTTTCTTACGCAGTCTAAGGGGAAGGAGCCGATGCTGCCCCTGTCCCTGCTGAAGATCAGGGCCTTCAACAGTACCTCGGTATCGATGATCGTACTTGGGGCGGCGCTGATGAATATTTCGCTGCTGACCTCCTTTTATCTGACCCGGGTGATGGGGGTACCGGAGCTGAAGGCAGGGCTGGTCCTCTCAACTATGGCTTTAGGCTCCATCGCCAGCTCGGCTGTATCCGGGCCGCTGTCTGCGAAATACGGCAGCAGTCTGTTCGCCGCAGCGGGAATGGTGCTGATTGGCGGTGCCACCTATTCCATGAGCGGACTTGAGGCCGATTCTACGCTGGGTGCGGTGATGCTCCGGCTTGCAGTGACCGGCTTCGGCGTGGGGCTCTCGATGGCGCCTGTGATGTCATCGGCGATCCGGGTCGTTCCTGAAGATAAGGTAGGCATAGCCTCAGGGGTGACGAATATGGCGAAGGCGCTGGGGAGTGTGCTTGGTGTGGCCATCATCGTCACTGTGCTCCAGCATAATACAATCCAAGAGCTGAGTGCGGTGAACTCCGCAGGCACAGAGGCCGGGACCGCGGCAATAAGACAGCAGCAGGCGGCTGTGGATGCGTTCAGTCAGACCTATAAGTTCGCAGGCTGCCTGCTGCTCCCGGGTATAGGCGCTGCCCTGTTCAGCGATGAACGCAGACAGCGGCGTAGCAGCAGCGTTCATGTTCAATAG
- a CDS encoding GntR family transcriptional regulator, producing the protein MFELDVRSRKPIYEQLTDKVKEMIMHGILRADEQLPSVRALSSQLTVNPNTIQKAYRELEREGYIYSLQGKGNFVAAMQQEHNESKRAELKTELLRLMAEAVYLGFTESEISALYRQSLDQRREGNSHD; encoded by the coding sequence ATGTTCGAGTTGGATGTACGCAGCCGCAAGCCGATCTATGAGCAGCTGACCGACAAGGTCAAAGAGATGATTATGCACGGGATTCTGCGGGCGGATGAACAGCTGCCTTCGGTAAGAGCGTTATCCTCACAGCTCACGGTGAACCCCAATACGATCCAAAAGGCTTACCGGGAGCTGGAGCGTGAGGGATATATCTATTCGCTGCAGGGCAAGGGAAACTTCGTAGCCGCCATGCAGCAGGAGCACAACGAGAGCAAGCGGGCAGAGCTGAAGACAGAGCTGCTGCGGCTGATGGCGGAGGCGGTCTATCTCGGATTTACGGAGAGCGAGATCAGTGCCTTGTACCGCCAGTCGCTGGATCAGAGAAGAGAGGGGAACAGCCATGATTGA
- a CDS encoding ABC transporter ATP-binding protein — MIEIRGVNKIFQGDKAVDNLSLTVHKGAIYGLLGSNGAGKTTLLKMLAGIYSPDAGTVKLGGQPVYESPEVKRRMIFMQDSPYFFPQATIRSMAAFYKSIYPEWSQKRYDELLAMFRLDPRRKLSRFSKGMQRQAALLLALSCRPEVLIMDEPIDGLDPVMRRQIKNLLFQEVAERELTVLISSHNLREIEDLCDHVGIMHEGRMLVEKDLDDLKSDTHKVQVAFRDERHAAALESILQILHREERGSVRLYIVKGERERISQAFHVYDPYVFDLLPLTLEEIFIYEMGGAGYDVQPIIL; from the coding sequence ATGATTGAGATACGCGGGGTCAACAAGATTTTTCAGGGGGATAAGGCGGTTGACAATCTGTCGCTGACTGTACATAAAGGCGCTATTTACGGATTGCTGGGATCTAACGGGGCAGGCAAGACCACGCTTCTTAAGATGCTTGCCGGGATTTACAGTCCTGATGCAGGCACGGTCAAGCTTGGCGGACAGCCAGTCTACGAGTCGCCGGAAGTGAAGCGCAGAATGATCTTCATGCAGGACAGCCCGTACTTCTTCCCCCAGGCGACCATCCGGAGTATGGCAGCCTTCTACAAGTCCATCTACCCGGAATGGAGCCAGAAGCGCTATGACGAGCTGCTTGCCATGTTCCGGCTTGATCCCCGGCGCAAGCTCAGCCGCTTCTCCAAGGGGATGCAGCGCCAGGCAGCCCTTCTGCTTGCGCTTAGCTGCAGGCCGGAGGTGCTGATCATGGACGAGCCGATTGACGGGCTTGACCCGGTGATGCGCCGCCAGATCAAGAATCTCCTGTTCCAGGAGGTCGCCGAGCGTGAGCTTACGGTGTTGATCTCCTCGCATAATCTGCGCGAGATTGAGGATCTGTGCGATCATGTCGGCATTATGCATGAAGGGCGGATGCTGGTTGAGAAGGATCTGGATGATCTGAAGTCGGACACGCATAAGGTACAGGTCGCGTTCCGTGATGAACGCCATGCGGCTGCGCTGGAATCCATCCTGCAAATCCTCCACCGGGAGGAGCGGGGAAGTGTCAGGCTGTATATTGTCAAAGGTGAGCGGGAACGAATCAGCCAGGCCTTCCATGTCTATGATCCGTATGTATTCGATCTGCTGCCGCTGACGCTGGAGGAAATCTTTATTTATGAAATGGGAGGTGCCGGTTATGACGTACAGCCGATTATTCTGTAA
- a CDS encoding mismatch-specific DNA-glycosylase: MEEVRDHLDHGLQIVFIGFNPSIRSGELGHHYANPRNNFWRILHKSGLTPRLYEASEDGELLKLGYGFTNIVARPTVGAEDITREEYAKGRELLRAKLEEYRPEIACFVGKGVYTEFSRRTTAAWGFQEGIAPVVDGVREFVAPSSSGLVRMPMPEIIGIYSQLRDFTGEQEP, encoded by the coding sequence ATGGAAGAGGTACGGGATCATCTGGATCACGGACTCCAGATTGTCTTCATCGGATTCAACCCCAGCATCCGCTCAGGGGAATTGGGGCATCACTACGCCAATCCGCGAAATAATTTCTGGCGTATTCTGCATAAGTCCGGTCTGACGCCGCGGTTATATGAGGCCTCCGAGGACGGGGAGCTGCTGAAGCTGGGGTACGGCTTCACCAACATCGTCGCCCGCCCCACCGTAGGCGCTGAAGATATCACCCGGGAGGAGTACGCCAAGGGCCGTGAGCTCCTGCGGGCCAAGCTGGAGGAATACCGCCCGGAGATTGCCTGCTTTGTCGGCAAGGGCGTGTACACAGAATTCAGCCGCAGAACTACAGCCGCCTGGGGCTTCCAGGAAGGCATTGCTCCGGTGGTGGACGGAGTCCGGGAGTTCGTTGCTCCATCCTCCAGCGGCCTGGTCCGCATGCCGATGCCGGAGATCATCGGAATCTACTCGCAGCTGCGTGACTTTACGGGGGAGCAGGAGCCTTGA
- a CDS encoding IS256 family transposase, with protein MNILPESSLNNLFEKLVKDFVKDNMERLLRAEIQGFMDSEEAGASNSRNGYYTRDLHTKYGHIEDLQVPRDRQSLFQTQLFEPYQRRDGWLEEAVIQMYKSGMGTRDVARFIESMFGSHYSPTTISNITATVLDDIHQWQKRPLSKRYSVIYLDGLYVKLKRGTVRGEVVYFAMGIDEEGQRQILGFYVGGQESSNGWREVLKDLYERGAQEVLLGVFDGLPGLDAAFKETYPQADVQHCVVHKVRATFHKIRVEHKTDVMEALKTVYTAPDEVVARANFDTVKAKWNKLYPKEMRSWEEQLSTLLTFYNYPLSIRKAIYTSNPIERMNKEIRKRLKPMNSLTNMDAAEKIVYLEMLEYNERHAGRVAQGFGVDAVKKKLKELFETRYPSLPTPEEA; from the coding sequence ATGAATATTTTACCCGAAAGTTCGCTGAATAATCTATTTGAAAAACTTGTTAAAGATTTTGTGAAAGACAACATGGAACGCCTGTTGCGCGCCGAAATCCAGGGGTTTATGGACAGTGAAGAAGCCGGTGCCAGCAATAGTCGCAACGGCTACTATACGCGAGATTTACACACGAAATACGGCCATATCGAGGATCTTCAGGTGCCCCGGGACCGCCAAAGCCTTTTCCAGACGCAGTTGTTTGAGCCGTACCAGCGGCGGGACGGATGGTTAGAAGAGGCCGTCATCCAAATGTATAAATCGGGCATGGGTACGCGGGATGTGGCCCGGTTCATTGAAAGTATGTTTGGCAGCCACTACTCCCCCACCACGATCAGCAATATTACGGCTACAGTGCTGGACGATATCCACCAGTGGCAAAAGCGGCCACTGAGCAAACGGTACTCTGTGATCTATTTAGATGGGCTGTACGTGAAGCTGAAACGGGGCACGGTTCGTGGTGAAGTGGTCTACTTTGCGATGGGAATTGACGAGGAGGGACAGCGTCAAATTCTCGGGTTCTACGTGGGTGGCCAAGAGAGTTCGAATGGCTGGCGGGAGGTACTTAAAGACCTGTACGAACGCGGAGCGCAGGAAGTCCTGCTGGGTGTGTTTGACGGGCTACCGGGACTGGATGCGGCGTTTAAAGAGACCTATCCTCAGGCGGATGTACAGCATTGCGTAGTGCACAAAGTGCGGGCCACGTTTCATAAAATTCGGGTGGAGCACAAAACCGATGTCATGGAGGCGTTGAAAACCGTATATACGGCACCGGATGAAGTGGTAGCCCGGGCTAACTTTGATACGGTCAAAGCGAAGTGGAACAAGCTGTATCCGAAGGAAATGAGGTCCTGGGAGGAACAGTTATCCACACTCCTAACGTTCTACAACTATCCGCTGTCGATCCGTAAAGCGATCTACACGTCGAACCCCATCGAGCGGATGAACAAGGAAATCCGCAAGCGTCTGAAACCGATGAACAGTCTGACAAACATGGATGCGGCAGAGAAAATCGTGTACCTGGAGATGCTGGAATACAATGAACGTCATGCAGGGCGGGTCGCCCAAGGCTTTGGAGTGGATGCCGTTAAAAAGAAGCTAAAAGAGCTATTCGAAACACGCTACCCCTCTTTGCCCACACCGGAAGAGGCATAG
- a CDS encoding MraY family glycosyltransferase encodes MIVILYGLAFLVSFFIVYLLIPPLGRLAFRLDFVDRPREDVERKIHREPIPLTASYAIFVGFFITYLLFAREFTLETLALFIGGVLLLTIGTIDDWYKTKGKDFPALPKFIVQIAAAVLVFFSGNAFTGFINPFSGDYISLPFILQFLLTIIWIFGVTTVINFSDGMDGLAGGLTAISAVTLFVVALTMGQSTSAFMAISLIGVTLAYLRFNKAPAKIFMGDAGATFLGFILAVIALDGAFKQATVLSLFIPILALGVPIFDNIFVVIRRFLKGQAIYQADATQVHYRLLKAGLNQRQVVGVLYLVSVCLSLSSIILLLIQT; translated from the coding sequence GTGATTGTCATTTTATACGGTTTAGCTTTTCTCGTGTCATTTTTTATCGTTTATCTGCTGATTCCTCCTCTGGGCAGACTCGCTTTCCGGCTGGATTTCGTGGACAGACCGAGGGAAGATGTTGAACGCAAGATCCATAGGGAGCCCATCCCGCTTACGGCTAGCTATGCCATATTCGTAGGTTTTTTCATTACATATCTGCTCTTCGCACGTGAATTCACCCTGGAGACGCTTGCCCTGTTCATTGGCGGTGTGCTTCTGCTGACTATAGGAACCATCGATGACTGGTACAAAACCAAGGGCAAGGATTTCCCGGCACTGCCCAAATTCATCGTACAGATTGCCGCAGCCGTTCTGGTCTTCTTTTCCGGCAATGCGTTTACCGGCTTCATTAATCCGTTCTCAGGTGATTATATCTCACTGCCGTTCATTTTGCAGTTCCTGCTGACGATCATCTGGATCTTCGGCGTCACTACGGTCATTAATTTCTCTGACGGCATGGATGGTCTGGCTGGCGGACTGACGGCGATATCGGCAGTAACGCTGTTCGTTGTCGCGCTCACGATGGGCCAATCCACTTCAGCCTTCATGGCAATTTCGCTGATCGGGGTGACCCTGGCCTACTTGCGCTTCAACAAGGCTCCGGCCAAAATCTTCATGGGCGACGCCGGCGCCACCTTCCTAGGCTTCATTCTGGCCGTGATTGCGCTGGACGGCGCCTTCAAGCAGGCCACGGTGTTGTCGCTGTTCATTCCGATTCTCGCGCTGGGCGTACCGATCTTCGACAATATTTTTGTCGTCATCAGGCGCTTCCTTAAGGGACAAGCCATCTATCAGGCTGACGCCACTCAGGTTCATTACCGCCTGCTCAAAGCCGGCCTGAACCAGAGACAGGTGGTCGGGGTGCTCTATCTGGTCAGCGTCTGCCTGTCCTTGTCCTCCATCATCCTGCTGCTGATCCAGACGTAG
- a CDS encoding YjjG family noncanonical pyrimidine nucleotidase, translating into MKYDCILFDADDTLFDYGMAESHALSHAFAHFGLPTGAQEYAASYQEINHALWKDFEQGKITSAALRVERFNRLFAARQLTFKPEEFSEAYLRFLGEGTFLIQGAAELCGELAGCRLAVITNGISDVQHARIKGSPLSEVFEAVIVSEETGYQKPETGIFDYTFERLKLSDRRKVLIVGDSLTSDIRGGNNYGIDTCWFNPLDKPGDPEIVPTYEIRSLDELVEIVNRV; encoded by the coding sequence ATGAAATACGATTGTATCTTATTTGATGCCGATGATACCCTGTTTGATTATGGAATGGCCGAGAGCCACGCCTTGAGCCATGCCTTCGCCCATTTCGGCCTGCCGACAGGCGCGCAGGAGTATGCCGCCAGCTACCAGGAGATTAACCATGCCTTGTGGAAGGATTTCGAGCAGGGAAAAATCACCTCTGCCGCCCTGCGGGTGGAACGGTTCAACCGGCTGTTTGCCGCCAGGCAGCTTACGTTCAAGCCGGAGGAATTCAGTGAAGCGTATCTGCGCTTTCTGGGGGAGGGGACCTTCCTGATTCAGGGTGCAGCCGAGCTCTGCGGCGAGCTTGCCGGGTGCAGGCTGGCAGTGATTACGAACGGAATCAGCGATGTGCAGCATGCCCGGATTAAGGGTTCCCCGCTTAGCGAGGTATTCGAGGCGGTGATTGTATCGGAGGAGACGGGCTACCAGAAGCCGGAGACGGGAATTTTTGATTATACTTTTGAGAGGCTTAAGCTGTCCGATAGACGCAAGGTGCTGATCGTCGGGGACTCTCTGACCTCGGATATCCGCGGCGGGAACAATTACGGCATCGATACGTGCTGGTTCAATCCGCTGGACAAGCCCGGTGATCCTGAGATCGTGCCTACCTATGAAATCCGCAGTCTGGACGAACTGGTGGAGATCGTGAACCGTGTGTAA
- a CDS encoding ring-cleaving dioxygenase, with the protein MSLTLKGLHHVSAITAKAPENYKFYTEVLGLRLIKKTVNQDDVSVYHLFYGDETGNPGTELTFFELPNAGRNRDGNNSISALSLRVPGDDALLFWTQRFTVLGVEHEEITERGGRKTLAFTDHEVQRLILVSDEHNEGMPGGKPWAKSPVPAEYAIVGLGPAHLTVETAEHTALILEDLLGFRRAGSYPSPVAGQPDVIVFETGEGGSGTEIHLEERSDLPQERLGRGGVHHVAFRVDNEEELKQWIERIRSVQLPNSGFVDRFYFRSLYFREPNGILFELATDGPGFATDEEVEHLGEALALPPFLEAKREQIEAHLKPLDTRPQV; encoded by the coding sequence ATGAGTTTAACACTAAAAGGACTTCACCATGTATCTGCCATTACCGCCAAAGCGCCGGAGAACTACAAATTCTATACCGAAGTGCTCGGACTCCGCTTGATTAAGAAGACCGTCAACCAGGATGACGTATCTGTCTATCACCTGTTCTACGGGGATGAGACCGGGAATCCCGGCACGGAGCTTACCTTCTTCGAGCTGCCTAACGCAGGGCGCAACCGCGATGGCAACAACAGCATCTCCGCACTCTCCCTGCGTGTTCCCGGTGATGATGCCCTGCTCTTCTGGACACAGCGCTTCACCGTGCTGGGCGTAGAGCATGAGGAAATCACCGAACGCGGCGGCCGCAAGACGCTGGCCTTCACCGACCATGAGGTCCAGCGCCTCATCCTCGTCTCAGATGAGCATAACGAGGGCATGCCCGGCGGCAAGCCGTGGGCCAAGAGCCCGGTTCCTGCCGAGTATGCCATTGTCGGACTGGGACCGGCACATCTGACCGTCGAGACTGCGGAGCATACGGCCCTGATTCTGGAGGACCTGCTCGGCTTCCGCCGCGCAGGAAGTTATCCTTCACCGGTGGCGGGCCAGCCGGATGTTATCGTGTTCGAGACCGGTGAAGGCGGCTCCGGCACGGAGATCCATCTGGAGGAACGCAGCGATCTTCCGCAGGAACGCCTGGGACGGGGCGGCGTGCATCATGTAGCCTTCCGCGTCGATAACGAAGAGGAGCTGAAGCAGTGGATTGAACGCATCCGCAGCGTACAGCTCCCGAACTCCGGCTTTGTGGACCGCTTCTACTTCCGTTCCCTGTACTTCCGGGAGCCGAACGGGATTCTGTTCGAGCTGGCAACGGACGGGCCGGGATTCGCCACAGATGAGGAAGTCGAGCATCTGGGCGAGGCGCTGGCTCTGCCGCCGTTCCTGGAAGCCAAGCGCGAACAGATTGAGGCCCACCTGAAGCCGCTGGATACCCGTCCGCAGGTCTAA